In a single window of the Desulfuromonadaceae bacterium genome:
- a CDS encoding efflux RND transporter permease subunit: MSELTPHAWQRGPLAWMVNNRVTPNLLMIFLIVGGFFMTSQIKQEVFPNFELDMVQVSVAYSGASPEEVEQGIVLAVEEAVRGVEGVKELTSTAGEGIGVVTAELLEGADQQKVYQDIQQQIDRISTFPEDAEDPQVALLSRRRRVVTVQIFGPATATALRETTEQVRDRLLQDAGITQVELSGARDYEIAVAISADTLRAHQLSLDEVARIVRSAATELPGGKVETRAGDLLLRVKDRRDWAVEFARIPIITTPGGGMLYLGDIATVSEGFEDTNRVTSYNGQPSLSLEIYRIGAQTPIGVSAAVRAALIEIEADLPAGIDWAISSDRSSYYKQRLELLLKNAFFGLLLVLVVLSLFLEFKLAFWVTIGIPTSFLGGLLFLPLMGVSINMISMFAFIVALGIVVDDAIVAGENIYEYRQRGMNFAEAAIRGARDVAVPITFSILTNILAFLPLAMIPGTMGKIWKVIPLVVVTVFLISWVESLLILPAHLAHTSSQPLTRLSGWLHDRQQAFTRLVARFIEGVYAPFLDRCLRHRGITIALGFALFIGVVGYVRGGHIGLILMPRVEADSAVVTAVLPVGSPLATLLAVRDTLVTAIQEVAREHGGEDLVEGIRAQVDENQVEIVAYLPPPEVRPLSTREVTTAWRKGVGTLPGLQSLRFESDRGGPGSGAALTVELSHRDVATIERAALALAERLEEFPNVKDINDGSTSGKEQLDFSITPAGRALGLTSSEVARQIRNAFTGSVALRQQRGRNEVTVRVRLPERERQREYDVENLLIRTPTGTFVPLVEVAAVQRGRAYTVIKRRDARRTLNVTADVEPIGEVSQVTAVLNATILPQLARDFPGLTYGYQGRQATMRESMSSLFTGFALAMMGIYFLLAIPFRSYIQPIIVMIAIPFGIVGAVFGHLLMSYNLSVISMMGIVALSGVVVNDSLVLIDYANRQRLAGIDSHTAIHAAGVRRFRPIILTTLTTFGGLSPMIFETSRQARFLIPMALSLGFGIVFATLITLVLVPSLYMVIEDFRGKFFAEKPGTEH; this comes from the coding sequence ATGAGCGAGCTCACCCCGCACGCCTGGCAACGCGGTCCGCTGGCGTGGATGGTCAACAACCGCGTCACCCCCAACTTGCTGATGATCTTCCTGATCGTCGGCGGATTCTTCATGACCTCGCAGATCAAGCAGGAGGTGTTTCCCAACTTTGAACTCGACATGGTCCAGGTGAGTGTCGCCTACAGCGGCGCGAGCCCGGAGGAGGTCGAGCAGGGGATCGTGCTGGCGGTTGAAGAGGCGGTGCGCGGGGTTGAAGGGGTCAAGGAATTGACCTCGACCGCCGGCGAGGGGATCGGCGTCGTCACCGCCGAACTGCTGGAAGGCGCCGATCAACAGAAAGTTTATCAGGATATCCAGCAGCAGATCGATCGCATCAGCACTTTCCCTGAAGATGCCGAGGATCCGCAGGTAGCGCTTCTCAGTCGTCGCCGCCGGGTGGTTACCGTGCAGATTTTTGGACCGGCGACCGCCACCGCACTGCGCGAAACCACCGAACAGGTGCGTGATCGTCTGTTGCAGGATGCGGGGATCACCCAGGTTGAATTGTCCGGCGCCCGCGACTACGAAATTGCCGTTGCCATCTCCGCCGACACCCTGCGCGCCCACCAGTTGTCCCTCGATGAAGTCGCCCGTATCGTGCGCAGCGCGGCCACCGAACTCCCCGGCGGGAAAGTGGAAACCCGCGCGGGAGATCTGCTGTTGCGCGTTAAGGATCGCCGCGACTGGGCGGTCGAATTCGCACGCATTCCGATCATCACCACGCCCGGCGGCGGAATGCTCTACCTTGGCGATATCGCCACAGTGAGCGAAGGGTTTGAGGACACCAACCGGGTCACCTCCTACAACGGTCAACCAAGCCTGTCACTCGAAATCTACCGGATCGGCGCACAGACCCCGATCGGGGTGTCCGCCGCGGTGCGTGCCGCGCTGATTGAAATCGAGGCGGACCTCCCTGCGGGGATCGATTGGGCGATCAGCAGCGACCGTTCCTCCTACTACAAGCAACGGCTCGAATTGCTGCTGAAAAATGCTTTTTTTGGCTTGCTGCTGGTACTGGTGGTACTCAGCCTTTTTCTGGAGTTCAAGCTCGCCTTCTGGGTCACCATCGGCATCCCCACCTCGTTCCTCGGTGGTCTGCTCTTCCTGCCGTTGATGGGGGTTTCGATCAATATGATCTCGATGTTCGCCTTCATCGTTGCGCTCGGGATAGTTGTCGACGATGCGATTGTCGCCGGTGAAAATATCTACGAATACCGTCAACGCGGGATGAATTTCGCCGAAGCGGCGATACGCGGCGCACGCGACGTTGCGGTGCCGATCACCTTCAGTATTCTCACTAATATCCTCGCCTTTCTGCCACTGGCGATGATCCCCGGAACGATGGGAAAAATCTGGAAGGTCATTCCGCTGGTGGTCGTCACCGTCTTTCTGATTTCGTGGGTTGAATCGCTGCTGATTCTTCCCGCACACCTGGCCCACACCAGCAGTCAGCCGCTGACCCGCCTGAGCGGCTGGCTGCACGACCGCCAACAGGCGTTCACCCGTTTGGTGGCGCGCTTTATCGAGGGGGTCTATGCCCCCTTTCTTGATCGTTGTCTGCGTCACCGCGGGATCACCATAGCGCTCGGTTTTGCGCTGTTTATCGGTGTCGTCGGCTACGTGCGTGGCGGCCACATCGGGCTGATTCTGATGCCACGTGTCGAAGCGGACAGCGCCGTCGTCACCGCGGTATTACCGGTCGGCAGTCCGCTCGCCACGCTGCTGGCGGTTCGTGACACGCTGGTAACCGCTATTCAGGAGGTCGCGCGGGAGCATGGCGGAGAAGATCTGGTTGAAGGGATCCGTGCCCAGGTCGATGAGAATCAGGTCGAAATCGTCGCCTATCTTCCCCCCCCCGAGGTCCGCCCGCTGTCGACCCGTGAGGTGACCACAGCATGGCGCAAGGGCGTCGGGACGCTGCCTGGACTCCAGTCGCTGCGCTTTGAATCGGATCGCGGCGGCCCCGGCTCGGGGGCCGCGCTGACCGTTGAACTTTCACATCGCGATGTCGCGACGATTGAACGCGCTGCGCTTGCCCTGGCCGAACGGCTGGAAGAATTCCCCAACGTCAAGGATATTAATGATGGTTCAACCTCCGGCAAGGAGCAACTCGATTTCAGTATCACTCCCGCCGGGCGGGCCCTTGGGCTGACCTCCAGCGAGGTGGCGCGCCAGATCCGCAACGCCTTCACCGGTTCTGTCGCACTGCGCCAGCAACGGGGTCGCAACGAAGTCACGGTGCGGGTGCGTCTGCCGGAAAGGGAACGTCAACGCGAATATGATGTCGAAAATCTGCTCATACGCACCCCGACCGGCACCTTTGTCCCGCTGGTGGAAGTCGCCGCTGTGCAACGTGGCCGCGCCTACACCGTAATCAAGCGGCGTGATGCGCGACGAACGCTCAATGTCACCGCCGATGTCGAGCCAATCGGCGAAGTCAGCCAGGTCACGGCAGTTCTCAACGCAACGATCCTGCCCCAACTGGCGCGCGATTTCCCTGGGCTGACCTACGGCTACCAGGGGCGTCAGGCAACGATGCGGGAAAGCATGTCGAGCCTTTTCACCGGCTTCGCTCTGGCGATGATGGGGATTTACTTTCTGCTCGCCATTCCGTTTCGCAGCTATATCCAGCCGATTATCGTCATGATCGCGATCCCCTTCGGGATTGTCGGCGCGGTCTTCGGACACCTGTTGATGTCCTATAACCTCAGCGTGATCAGCATGATGGGGATTGTCGCCCTCTCCGGGGTGGTGGTCAACGACTCGCTGGTACTGATCGATTATGCCAATCGCCAGCGTCTCGCCGGGATCGATTCCCACACGGCGATCCACGCCGCCGGAGTGCGGCGTTTCCGGCCGATCATTCTCACCACCCTGACCACCTTCGGCGGTCTGTCACCGATGATCTTCGAGACCTCGCGTCAGGCGCGTTTTCTGATTCCGATGGCGTTATCGCTCGGTTTCGGCATCGTCTTCGCGACCCTGATCACCCTGGTGCTGGTGCCGTCGTTGTATATGGTAATTGAGGATTTTCGCGGCAAGTTTTTTGCGGAAAAGCCCGGCACAGAGCACTGA
- a CDS encoding efflux RND transporter periplasmic adaptor subunit → MTASNDFTPPPVRSTASRLKKIVSWLLPLVILLLAILLAWWLAQSGPKVGKRAPVRNAVLVETHPVAITAERIILTANGTVQAARQVELRPRVSGTVTAISAHLLPGGKVQRGATLLTLDASDYQLALTQQENNVARATAELQLEKGNQLLAQKEYELLGSAVSEAEIELMLRRPQLHSLQAALDSAQAAREQARLNLERTRVTAPFNGIIASRQVNVGSQVTSATPLATLIDRDHYWIEATLPVAQLQWIDTPNATQTGATVHITSSAWGEQVERRGHVLRLLPELEERGRLARLLIEVNDPLALTADNANQPPLLLGSWVTLTIDGRELPAVAALDRAWLRGGNTVWLRDPAGKLEIRPLQPVFRGRDQVLIETGLVAGEELVTSRLSAPVAGMALRTADEAARQPAPTGEEQAAGDQRR, encoded by the coding sequence ATGACTGCGTCGAATGATTTTACTCCCCCCCCGGTCCGCTCAACAGCGAGCCGCCTGAAAAAAATCGTGTCATGGCTCCTGCCGCTGGTGATTCTGCTGCTCGCCATCCTCCTCGCCTGGTGGCTGGCGCAGAGTGGACCGAAAGTCGGCAAGCGGGCGCCGGTGCGCAACGCGGTCTTGGTTGAAACACACCCGGTCGCGATCACCGCTGAGCGAATCATCCTCACCGCCAACGGCACGGTGCAAGCAGCCCGTCAGGTCGAACTCAGACCTCGGGTGAGTGGCACGGTGACCGCGATCAGTGCGCACCTGCTCCCCGGCGGGAAGGTACAACGGGGTGCCACACTCCTGACGCTCGATGCCAGTGATTATCAACTGGCGCTCACCCAACAGGAAAATAATGTCGCCCGGGCCACGGCTGAGCTGCAACTTGAAAAAGGCAACCAGCTCCTCGCGCAAAAGGAATATGAATTGCTGGGCAGCGCTGTCAGTGAGGCTGAAATCGAGCTGATGCTGCGCCGACCGCAGCTACACTCGTTGCAGGCCGCGCTTGACAGCGCGCAAGCAGCGCGGGAACAAGCCCGGCTGAATCTTGAACGGACCCGCGTCACCGCCCCGTTCAACGGCATCATCGCCTCACGTCAGGTTAATGTCGGTTCGCAGGTCACCAGCGCGACGCCGTTGGCGACACTGATTGACAGAGACCATTACTGGATTGAGGCCACCCTCCCGGTCGCGCAACTGCAATGGATCGATACCCCCAACGCGACCCAAACCGGGGCAACGGTCCATATCACCAGTTCCGCGTGGGGGGAACAGGTTGAACGCCGGGGACACGTCTTGCGCTTGCTCCCCGAACTCGAAGAACGGGGGCGCCTGGCCCGGCTGCTGATTGAGGTCAACGACCCGTTGGCGTTGACCGCAGACAATGCCAACCAGCCGCCGCTATTGCTCGGTTCCTGGGTAACGCTCACCATCGACGGTCGGGAACTTCCGGCGGTCGCCGCGCTTGATCGTGCCTGGCTGCGCGGTGGTAATACGGTCTGGCTGCGCGACCCCGCCGGGAAACTGGAAATCCGCCCGCTGCAACCGGTCTTTCGCGGTCGTGACCAGGTGCTGATCGAAACCGGTCTGGTGGCCGGAGAAGAACTTGTTACCTCGCGCCTTTCCGCGCCGGTCGCGGGCATGGCTCTGCGTACCGCCGATGAAGCAGCCAGACAACCCGCTCCGACCGGGGAAGAGCAAGCTGCCGGGGATCAGCGGCGATGA
- a CDS encoding TolC family protein: MLTALLLCACTPVVQSTQPEGVLPAHFSASGAVQSPERWWTTFADPRLNQLIALALTENPGLRATWERLQQAAAVARKAGAERSPTLTLEGGGRRTRSLPDGAATDTTSYSLGLNAAYELDLWGRVAATRAAAELDVQASAADLQTAALTLTTQVASTWYQLIEKRGQLELLQAQLDANQQIEELVLVRVRTGKAGVADLLQQQQLIAALRGEGELVSAEIERLVHRLAILCGQPPTLFALSTAAEFPPLPPRPATGLPLEMIQRRPDLRAALAAVQAADQRVAAAIADRFPRLSLSARISSSEASISALFDNWLTTLAANLVGPLVDGGRRRAEVERTAALAKGALHNYRQAALTALGEVEDALSTEDRRQQYLVSLDRQRHYATSVLNNLRDRYLRGATDYQRVLGALLDQQRLQRTQLQAQRDLLLNRITLYSALSGGWPSAVVTHTSER; the protein is encoded by the coding sequence ATGCTCACGGCACTGTTGCTGTGCGCCTGTACCCCGGTGGTGCAATCGACCCAACCGGAGGGCGTTCTTCCCGCGCACTTCTCCGCCTCCGGCGCAGTGCAGTCGCCGGAACGCTGGTGGACAACCTTTGCCGACCCCCGGCTGAATCAACTCATCGCCCTCGCCTTAACCGAGAACCCCGGATTGCGCGCCACCTGGGAGCGGCTGCAACAAGCCGCCGCCGTCGCCCGCAAGGCAGGGGCGGAACGTTCGCCGACACTCACGCTTGAGGGCGGAGGCAGGCGGACCAGAAGTCTCCCCGATGGCGCGGCAACAGATACCACCAGCTATTCTCTCGGCCTGAATGCGGCTTATGAACTTGACTTGTGGGGGCGGGTTGCCGCCACTCGCGCCGCCGCCGAACTTGATGTTCAGGCGAGCGCCGCCGATCTGCAAACGGCGGCACTGACCCTCACAACGCAGGTCGCGTCGACCTGGTATCAGCTGATCGAAAAGCGGGGGCAGCTTGAGTTGTTACAAGCGCAATTAGACGCCAATCAGCAGATCGAGGAACTGGTGCTGGTACGCGTCCGAACCGGCAAGGCCGGCGTTGCCGATCTGCTCCAGCAACAACAGTTGATCGCGGCGCTCCGCGGTGAAGGGGAACTTGTCAGCGCCGAGATTGAGCGCCTGGTACACCGCCTGGCCATCCTCTGCGGGCAGCCGCCCACCTTGTTCGCGCTTTCCACGGCGGCAGAATTTCCCCCCTTGCCGCCCCGCCCGGCAACCGGGCTGCCCCTGGAAATGATCCAGCGTCGGCCCGATCTGCGCGCCGCCCTTGCCGCTGTTCAGGCCGCCGACCAGCGCGTCGCGGCGGCGATTGCCGATCGTTTTCCACGCTTGAGTCTCAGCGCGCGAATCTCTTCCAGCGAAGCAAGCATCAGTGCGCTTTTCGATAACTGGCTCACCACCCTGGCCGCCAATCTGGTGGGACCGCTGGTCGACGGCGGGCGGCGGCGGGCGGAAGTCGAGCGCACCGCCGCGCTCGCCAAAGGCGCGCTGCACAACTACCGACAAGCCGCGTTGACCGCTCTTGGCGAAGTTGAGGATGCACTGAGCACGGAGGACCGTCGCCAGCAGTATCTTGTCAGCCTCGATCGGCAGCGACACTATGCCACCTCGGTCCTCAACAATTTGCGCGATCGCTATCTGCGCGGAGCCACCGATTATCAGCGGGTACTGGGTGCCTTGCTTGATCAGCAACGCCTGCAACGCACTCAACTTCAGGCGCAGCGTGACCTGTTGCTCAATCGCATCACCCTCTACAGCGCTCTGAGTGGCGGGTGGCCGTCCGCAGTTGTCACCCACACAAGTGAAAGGTAG
- the hypE gene encoding hydrogenase expression/formation protein HypE, translating to MKSEIILLGHGSGGKLSHQLLDELIVPTLSGYTPQNQNDAAIVAQPKGRLAMTTDSYVVDPLFFPGGNIGDLAVNGTVNDLAMVGARPLALSVGLILEEGLPLSDLRTILISMKAAAEEAGVAIVTGDTKVVPRGKADKIFINTSGIGVIEHTFAINGSGAKIGDQILINGPVGDHGMAVLARREGLELDSDIHSDSAPLNGLVAELLTAVGADLHVLRDPTRGGVATTLKEIALQSGVDITLNETSVPVSKAVTGACAILGLDPLFVANEGKLLAFVAPTAADAALAVMRNHPYGKSAAIIGEVTLASVGRVKVRTAIGGLRSIEMLSGEQLPRIC from the coding sequence ATGAAATCAGAGATCATCCTCCTCGGTCACGGTAGTGGCGGTAAACTCAGCCATCAACTGCTTGACGAGTTGATTGTGCCGACCCTCTCGGGCTACACCCCCCAAAACCAGAACGACGCGGCAATCGTTGCGCAACCGAAGGGTCGGCTGGCGATGACCACCGACTCCTATGTGGTCGATCCGCTCTTCTTTCCCGGCGGCAACATCGGCGATCTCGCCGTTAACGGCACGGTCAACGACCTGGCGATGGTCGGTGCCCGGCCGCTGGCGTTGAGTGTCGGACTGATTCTGGAAGAAGGTTTGCCGCTCAGCGACCTGCGCACGATCCTGATTTCGATGAAGGCGGCTGCCGAAGAGGCCGGGGTGGCGATTGTCACCGGCGATACCAAGGTCGTGCCGCGCGGCAAGGCCGACAAAATCTTTATCAATACCTCCGGCATCGGCGTCATCGAGCACACTTTCGCGATCAACGGCAGCGGAGCGAAGATCGGCGACCAGATCCTGATCAACGGCCCGGTCGGCGATCACGGCATGGCGGTGCTGGCCCGCCGCGAAGGGCTGGAGCTTGACAGTGATATTCACAGTGACAGCGCGCCGCTTAACGGACTGGTGGCCGAACTGCTCACAGCGGTCGGTGCCGACCTGCACGTGCTGCGCGATCCGACGCGCGGCGGCGTTGCCACCACCCTCAAGGAAATCGCCCTCCAGTCGGGGGTCGATATTACCCTCAATGAGACCTCCGTTCCGGTCAGCAAAGCGGTAACCGGGGCCTGTGCAATCCTCGGTCTCGACCCGTTGTTCGTCGCCAACGAAGGAAAGTTGCTCGCCTTCGTCGCCCCGACCGCCGCGGACGCGGCGCTGGCGGTGATGCGCAACCACCCCTACGGCAAAAGCGCCGCGATCATCGGTGAGGTCACCCTCGCTTCGGTCGGTCGGGTCAAGGTACGCACCGCCATTGGCGGCCTGCGCTCAATCGAGATGCTCTCCGGTGAGCAACTGCCACGTATCTGCTGA
- the hypD gene encoding hydrogenase formation protein HypD has product MNYTTEFRDPELAALQLEAIRRTVANHSGVMTLMEVCGTHTMAIYQHGIRALLPKNIRLISGPGCPVCVTPIDYVDHAVALARRPNTIITTFGDMLRVPGSSSSLMREQARGATIKIVYSPLDAVAIAAKNRAQDVVFLGVGFETTTPTVAGAILTAARQGLKNFFVLGSHKTMPAPMAALIGDPQLQVDGYLCPAHVSAIIGSDAYLPLVNQYQVAAVITGFEPLDVLQGVLMLARQIVSGKMQVENQYRRVVHPEGNPKARDILYQVFEPCAARWRGIGDIPDSGLRMRPEYAAFNAVVQLPVEVEAPREHPGCQCGEILKGKISPQDCPLFRTVCTPEEPVGACMVSSEGTCAAEYKYGTD; this is encoded by the coding sequence ATGAACTACACGACCGAATTTCGTGACCCCGAACTGGCCGCACTCCAGCTTGAAGCGATCCGCCGCACAGTGGCGAACCACTCCGGGGTGATGACGCTGATGGAGGTCTGCGGCACCCACACCATGGCGATCTACCAGCACGGCATCCGCGCCCTGCTCCCGAAAAATATCCGGCTGATCTCCGGTCCCGGCTGTCCGGTCTGCGTCACGCCGATCGATTACGTTGACCATGCTGTCGCCCTGGCGCGACGTCCCAACACCATCATCACCACCTTTGGCGACATGCTCCGGGTGCCCGGTTCATCGAGCAGCTTGATGCGCGAGCAGGCCCGTGGCGCAACGATCAAGATCGTCTATTCCCCCCTCGATGCCGTCGCCATCGCGGCCAAAAATCGTGCGCAGGACGTGGTCTTCCTCGGCGTCGGCTTCGAAACCACCACCCCGACCGTCGCCGGGGCGATCCTCACTGCCGCGCGGCAGGGGCTGAAAAACTTCTTTGTGCTCGGTTCGCACAAAACGATGCCCGCGCCAATGGCCGCCCTGATCGGCGATCCGCAACTTCAGGTTGATGGCTACCTCTGTCCGGCCCATGTCAGTGCCATCATCGGTTCCGACGCCTACCTCCCGCTGGTCAATCAGTATCAGGTGGCCGCCGTGATTACCGGCTTTGAGCCGCTCGACGTGCTGCAAGGGGTGTTGATGTTGGCCCGCCAGATCGTCAGCGGAAAAATGCAGGTCGAAAACCAGTATCGCCGCGTGGTGCACCCGGAGGGAAACCCGAAAGCCCGCGACATCCTCTATCAGGTCTTTGAGCCGTGCGCCGCTCGCTGGCGCGGGATTGGTGACATCCCGGACAGCGGTTTGCGCATGCGCCCGGAGTATGCCGCCTTCAACGCGGTGGTTCAACTGCCGGTCGAGGTTGAAGCGCCGCGAGAGCATCCGGGGTGCCAATGCGGCGAAATCCTCAAGGGGAAAATCTCCCCGCAAGACTGTCCCCTGTTCAGAACTGTCTGCACCCCTGAAGAGCCGGTCGGTGCCTGCATGGTGTCGAGTGAAGGGACTTGCGCGGCTGAATACAAATACGGAACTGATTAA
- a CDS encoding HypC/HybG/HupF family hydrogenase formation chaperone → MCLGVPMQVIKIDNEMAVCEIDGVRREASLMMIDGVKVGDYVLIHAGFAIERLDQGEAQLTLDALRGALDQGLLPE, encoded by the coding sequence ATGTGCCTCGGCGTACCGATGCAAGTGATCAAGATCGACAATGAGATGGCCGTGTGTGAAATCGATGGTGTCCGCCGCGAGGCGAGTCTGATGATGATCGATGGTGTCAAGGTCGGCGACTACGTGCTGATCCATGCCGGGTTCGCCATCGAACGCCTCGATCAAGGAGAGGCACAGCTGACCCTTGACGCGCTGCGCGGGGCCCTCGACCAGGGGTTGCTGCCGGAATGA
- the hypB gene encoding hydrogenase nickel incorporation protein HypB, whose amino-acid sequence MCIDCGCAEHHHHSDEHRHDHTHDHTHDQRPSPGGRKLSIGENLLAKNDRLAAANRARFAAQGLFVLNLVSSPGSGKTSILERTLRDLQDEISFAVLEGDQQTSNDADRIAATGIPAHQINTGAGCHLDAHMVGHGADHFDLATTDILMIENVGNLVCPASFDLGEDHKVAVLSVTEGEDKPLKYPQMFQAANLLLINKIDLLPYVPFDIETCKTFARQVNPAAEILEVSCLKGDGMDAWYQWLRTGLARKQQP is encoded by the coding sequence ATGTGTATCGATTGCGGCTGCGCCGAGCACCACCACCACAGCGATGAACATCGCCACGATCACACCCATGATCACACCCATGATCAGCGCCCCTCCCCCGGCGGCAGAAAGCTCTCCATCGGCGAAAATCTGCTCGCCAAAAACGATCGGCTGGCCGCTGCCAACCGCGCCCGCTTTGCCGCCCAGGGGCTGTTCGTCCTCAATCTGGTAAGTTCACCCGGTTCGGGCAAAACCTCGATCCTTGAGCGCACCCTGCGCGACCTGCAAGATGAAATCAGCTTTGCCGTCCTCGAAGGGGATCAACAGACCAGCAACGATGCCGACCGTATCGCCGCCACCGGCATTCCGGCGCACCAGATCAATACCGGTGCGGGATGTCACCTCGACGCCCACATGGTCGGTCACGGTGCCGACCATTTTGATCTTGCCACGACCGACATCCTGATGATCGAGAACGTCGGCAACCTGGTCTGCCCGGCCTCCTTCGACCTCGGCGAAGATCATAAAGTCGCGGTCCTCTCCGTGACCGAAGGGGAGGACAAACCGCTCAAATATCCACAGATGTTTCAGGCCGCGAACCTGCTGCTGATCAACAAGATCGATCTGCTCCCCTACGTGCCGTTCGATATCGAAACATGTAAAACCTTTGCCCGACAGGTCAACCCCGCTGCCGAAATCCTCGAAGTCTCCTGCCTCAAGGGCGATGGCATGGACGCCTGGTATCAGTGGCTGCGCACCGGTCTGGCCAGGAAGCAGCAGCCGTAG
- the hypA gene encoding hydrogenase maturation nickel metallochaperone HypA produces MHELGITQSIIEIAQAHARAENAAQVLSVTVEIGALSGVVPDAVEFCFEACSKETLLDGARLIIEFIPGRARCSACAWEDQIDQLTYACPGCGNLSLERLQGEELRVKELEID; encoded by the coding sequence GTGCACGAACTCGGCATTACCCAGAGTATCATCGAGATTGCCCAGGCTCACGCCCGCGCCGAAAACGCCGCGCAGGTGCTCTCCGTGACGGTGGAGATCGGGGCCCTGTCCGGGGTGGTTCCGGATGCCGTGGAGTTCTGCTTCGAAGCATGCAGCAAGGAGACTCTCCTCGACGGCGCGCGCCTGATTATCGAGTTTATCCCCGGTCGTGCCCGCTGTTCCGCCTGCGCCTGGGAAGACCAGATCGATCAACTGACCTACGCCTGCCCCGGCTGTGGCAATCTGTCCCTGGAGCGCCTGCAAGGGGAGGAATTACGCGTCAAAGAACTGGAGATTGACTAG
- a CDS encoding thiamine biosynthesis protein, with protein sequence MSKALGLLSGGLDSTLAALALQRQGVEVTCIAFVTPFFGAGKARKAAEKIGVPLKVHDISEVHLEMVKKPKYGYGKNMNPCIDCHAMMFRLAGEIMAKEGFDFLFSGEVLGQRPMSQNANALRSVANYSGHPECILRPLSALLLPKTIMEEEGLVDRTRLLDISGRSRRPQEACAKAWGLTDYPASGGGCLLTEKHFSDRLRDLFAHQPEATPADVELLKIGRQFRLSPSSKLTLGRNQADNDAINQQLRPDHILLRAAGVAGPLGLISGAPTPADLELGAALVAAYGKGKDLPRLLVNLSGATECPLEVTPLARDAAARLLL encoded by the coding sequence ATGAGTAAAGCACTAGGTCTTTTATCCGGCGGGCTTGACAGCACCCTCGCCGCCCTGGCCTTGCAACGGCAGGGGGTTGAAGTCACCTGCATTGCCTTTGTCACCCCGTTCTTCGGTGCCGGCAAAGCCCGCAAGGCGGCAGAGAAAATCGGCGTGCCGCTTAAGGTGCATGACATCAGTGAGGTTCACCTGGAGATGGTCAAAAAGCCGAAGTACGGCTACGGCAAGAATATGAATCCCTGCATCGACTGCCATGCGATGATGTTTCGGCTGGCCGGGGAGATCATGGCCAAAGAGGGGTTCGACTTCCTCTTCTCCGGTGAAGTCCTCGGTCAGCGCCCGATGAGCCAGAACGCCAACGCGCTGCGCTCAGTCGCCAACTATTCGGGACATCCCGAGTGTATCCTGCGACCGTTAAGCGCACTCTTGCTGCCAAAAACGATCATGGAGGAAGAAGGGCTGGTCGATCGCACCCGGCTGCTCGACATCTCGGGCCGTTCCCGCCGCCCCCAGGAAGCCTGCGCCAAAGCGTGGGGCCTGACCGACTATCCGGCCTCGGGAGGGGGGTGCCTGCTGACCGAAAAACATTTTTCCGACCGCTTGCGCGATCTCTTTGCGCATCAACCGGAGGCCACCCCGGCGGACGTTGAACTGCTGAAGATCGGTCGTCAGTTTCGCCTCTCGCCGTCCTCCAAGCTGACCCTCGGACGCAATCAGGCCGATAACGATGCAATCAACCAGCAACTCCGCCCCGACCATATCCTGTTGCGCGCCGCAGGTGTCGCCGGACCACTGGGGCTGATCAGCGGCGCGCCGACGCCCGCCGACCTGGAGCTCGGTGCGGCACTGGTCGCCGCGTACGGCAAAGGGAAAGATTTACCCCGCCTGCTGGTCAACCTGAGCGGCGCCACGGAATGCCCGCTGGAAGTGACGCCCCTGGCGCGTGACGCGGCAGCCAGGCTGCTCCTCTAA